A single genomic interval of Lentimicrobium saccharophilum harbors:
- a CDS encoding peptidylprolyl isomerase, with translation MALIGDIRKRSGLLVIIIGVALAAFVLGDLLSNRSPRRGINTIGKINGEQILATDFNQRVDENIEARKLNTGNENLTPDEQFQIRQSTWEQVINEALLLEEVDQLGLTVSTQELDDQIRGKNPHTYIQQSFRDPETGAFDPANVISFLQNLDNVDPQMKQRYLTIEKAIKEDRLNTKYRNLIARGFYVPAAFAKRDYDARNTKARARYYGASYTSIADSVVTVTDADFEKFYKENKHKYQQEASRDIEYVAFEILPSQEDRDKVTEQARKLYDELTTTENVVSFVNATSDERYDSTWMKKGSLPYQLDSLMFNSPVGTTFGPYIENNVYNMARLVDVQSRPDSLKASHILVTYKGTNVNPATTLTKEQAKAKADSILNVVKASAAKFDELAETMNDDQTAAKTKGDLNWFADGAMVPAFNNAVLNGKTGDITVVETQFGYHVIKITGKTAPVKKVRVAMVKLAIEPSSKTMQDVYTQASQFAIESKDAEGFNKLLEEKGYTKRLAERISKDQNSIPGIQQAREVVRWSFDSKREIGDISPVFDLDDRYLVANLKEIREKGVPTLEQLREFIEPLVKRDKKAETLIAEINKEIKTLADLDKGYRALGMKADTNEIAFAASNLPGYGKEDEVIGVLFTLDAGQMSKPVKGNQAVFIVVNDELVAAPPKDDFTTEKRMLQNAFRTRAQREATEALKRKAEIEDNRLMFF, from the coding sequence ATGGCTTTAATCGGAGATATTCGTAAACGTTCAGGATTACTCGTTATCATCATCGGTGTGGCGCTGGCTGCTTTTGTACTGGGTGACCTTTTGTCGAACCGCAGCCCCAGGCGTGGCATCAACACCATTGGCAAAATAAACGGAGAACAGATACTGGCTACTGATTTTAACCAGCGTGTGGATGAAAACATTGAAGCCAGGAAACTGAATACAGGCAATGAAAACCTGACTCCCGACGAGCAGTTCCAGATCAGGCAATCCACCTGGGAACAGGTAATTAACGAAGCCCTGTTGCTTGAAGAAGTTGATCAGCTTGGCCTGACTGTATCCACCCAGGAACTTGACGATCAGATCAGGGGAAAAAATCCGCATACTTACATTCAGCAGAGTTTCCGCGACCCCGAAACCGGCGCTTTCGATCCTGCCAACGTCATCAGTTTCCTTCAGAACCTCGATAACGTTGATCCGCAGATGAAACAGCGCTATCTTACCATCGAAAAAGCCATCAAGGAAGACCGGCTGAATACCAAATACCGCAACCTGATTGCAAGAGGTTTCTATGTACCCGCCGCTTTTGCCAAACGCGACTATGATGCACGCAACACCAAAGCCAGGGCCCGCTACTACGGCGCTTCTTACACCAGTATTGCCGACAGCGTGGTAACAGTTACAGACGCAGATTTTGAGAAATTTTACAAGGAAAATAAACACAAATACCAGCAGGAAGCATCAAGGGATATTGAATATGTAGCCTTTGAGATCCTGCCTTCACAGGAAGACCGCGACAAGGTCACCGAGCAGGCCAGAAAACTTTACGATGAATTAACCACCACCGAAAATGTGGTTTCGTTTGTGAACGCGACTTCCGATGAGCGTTACGACAGTACCTGGATGAAAAAGGGATCCTTGCCCTATCAGCTTGACTCCCTGATGTTTAATTCACCTGTTGGCACAACATTCGGCCCGTATATCGAAAACAATGTCTATAACATGGCAAGACTGGTAGATGTACAGTCGCGCCCCGACTCTTTGAAGGCCAGCCATATCCTGGTTACTTACAAAGGAACCAACGTTAATCCGGCAACTACCTTAACAAAAGAACAGGCTAAAGCCAAAGCCGACAGCATCCTGAATGTGGTAAAGGCAAGTGCCGCCAAATTTGATGAACTGGCAGAAACCATGAATGACGACCAGACCGCCGCTAAGACAAAAGGTGACCTGAACTGGTTTGCTGATGGCGCCATGGTTCCTGCATTCAACAATGCCGTGCTGAACGGAAAAACCGGTGACATCACCGTAGTTGAGACACAGTTTGGCTATCATGTGATTAAAATTACCGGCAAGACGGCTCCGGTGAAAAAAGTGCGTGTTGCCATGGTAAAACTGGCCATTGAACCCAGCTCAAAGACCATGCAGGATGTATATACCCAGGCCAGTCAGTTTGCCATCGAATCAAAGGATGCCGAAGGGTTCAACAAACTGCTTGAGGAAAAAGGCTACACCAAACGCCTGGCCGAGCGCATCAGCAAGGATCAGAACTCCATCCCCGGCATTCAGCAGGCCCGTGAAGTGGTCAGGTGGTCATTCGACAGCAAAAGGGAAATTGGTGACATCTCCCCCGTTTTTGACCTTGACGACAGATACCTCGTTGCCAACCTGAAAGAAATCCGTGAAAAGGGCGTACCGACTCTTGAGCAGCTCAGGGAATTTATAGAACCCCTTGTAAAACGGGATAAGAAAGCGGAGACTTTGATCGCTGAGATCAACAAAGAGATCAAGACCCTTGCCGACCTTGACAAAGGCTACCGCGCGCTCGGGATGAAAGCCGATACCAATGAAATTGCCTTTGCCGCCTCAAACCTTCCCGGTTATGGAAAGGAAGATGAAGTAATCGGCGTACTCTTCACCCTGGATGCAGGTCAGATGTCGAAACCGGTAAAAGGAAACCAGGCCGTATTTATTGTCGTGAACGACGAACTTGTCGCCGCTCCTCCCAAAGACGATTTTACCACGGAAAAACGCATGCTGCAGAACGCTTTCCGTACCCGCGCCCAGCGTGAAGCCACTGAAGCTTTGAAACGCAAGGCAGAGATAGAAGACAATCGTTTGATGTTCTTCTGA
- a CDS encoding hemolysin family protein gives MELLIPVVITILFSAFFSGMEIAFVTANKLKIEVDKNKDFLPARILSKFVKKPSRFIGALLLGNNIALVIYGIYIARILEQPIRQLLPSVAGADAVLLIAQTLVSTLIILLFAEFLPKVLFRINPNSILSFFAIPIYLFYILFYPVIFFFIGLSELILKYLFKVNITQPDYAFGVVDLDHFLSESTASKPEESDDYQEIQMFQNARDLGNIKLRECMVPRNEIIALNQNESIDKLNELFIESGHSKVLIYQDSIDNIIGYTHSYDLFRKPASIREITKPVMIVPETMPASTLLNKFMGERRSVALVVDEFGGTAGMLTIEDIIEEIFGEIDDEYDVEELAERQIDENTYLFSGRHEIDYLNQKYRLGLPESDDYETLAGFIISYHESIPAENEEIRAGNFLFTIMRASETRIEEVLLKVNPA, from the coding sequence ATGGAATTACTCATTCCTGTTGTAATTACAATTCTTTTCTCGGCATTTTTCTCCGGTATGGAGATAGCTTTTGTTACAGCAAACAAGCTGAAGATAGAGGTTGACAAAAACAAGGATTTTCTTCCGGCCAGGATACTCTCCAAATTCGTTAAAAAACCTTCACGTTTTATCGGTGCACTGCTCCTCGGGAACAACATTGCCCTTGTAATTTATGGTATCTATATTGCCCGTATCCTTGAACAACCGATAAGGCAGCTCCTCCCCTCAGTAGCCGGGGCAGATGCAGTGCTGCTGATCGCACAGACGCTTGTATCGACCCTGATTATTTTACTGTTTGCAGAGTTCCTGCCAAAAGTTCTTTTCAGGATCAATCCGAACAGCATACTGAGTTTTTTTGCCATCCCCATTTACCTGTTCTATATTCTCTTTTATCCGGTCATCTTCTTTTTCATCGGGCTTTCAGAACTGATACTCAAATATCTCTTCAAGGTGAATATCACCCAGCCTGACTATGCATTCGGAGTGGTTGACCTCGACCACTTTCTGAGCGAATCCACCGCCAGCAAGCCTGAGGAGAGCGACGATTATCAGGAAATACAGATGTTTCAGAATGCGAGGGATCTGGGAAATATCAAACTGCGTGAATGCATGGTCCCCCGTAATGAGATCATCGCGCTGAACCAGAATGAATCCATTGACAAACTGAATGAATTGTTTATTGAGTCGGGGCACTCCAAAGTGCTTATCTACCAGGATAGCATCGATAATATCATCGGCTACACCCACTCTTATGATCTTTTCAGAAAACCGGCATCCATAAGGGAAATCACAAAACCTGTGATGATTGTTCCGGAAACCATGCCTGCAAGCACCCTGTTGAATAAGTTTATGGGCGAGCGCAGGAGTGTGGCGCTTGTGGTGGATGAATTCGGCGGTACTGCAGGCATGCTGACCATTGAAGATATTATCGAGGAGATTTTCGGTGAAATTGACGATGAATATGATGTTGAGGAGCTGGCCGAAAGACAGATCGACGAGAATACCTACCTCTTCTCGGGCCGTCATGAAATTGATTACCTGAACCAGAAATACCGCCTGGGCCTTCCGGAATCGGATGATTATGAAACACTTGCCGGATTTATCATTTCGTACCACGAAAGCATTCCGGCCGAAAACGAGGAGATTCGTGCCGGCAATTTCCTCTTTACCATTATGCGTGCCTCCGAAACCCGCATCGAAGAGGTTTTGCTCAAAGTTAACCCCGCCTGA
- the lptC gene encoding LPS export ABC transporter periplasmic protein LptC: protein MKSFSGKTLIKITPGSVATFILVAALFGCKNDPGEIARLNQPDTSATMYAKEVSISESEQGRIKYTLTAPVLRRYESPEGAVIRFPEGFRVIFYDSLNPEKVRTEITADYGINNEMAKTMEARRNVVVTNYLKNEKLNTEHLIWNQQTKRVNSDKMVSITTPDKILYGEGMEADEKFYSWTIKKPRGEMYINEDQ, encoded by the coding sequence GTGAAATCCTTTTCAGGTAAAACCCTTATTAAAATTACGCCCGGAAGCGTTGCCACCTTCATCCTGGTGGCAGCGCTTTTTGGCTGTAAAAACGACCCGGGTGAAATCGCCCGGCTCAATCAGCCTGACACCAGCGCAACAATGTACGCAAAAGAAGTAAGCATCTCGGAAAGCGAACAAGGCAGGATCAAATATACCCTCACCGCCCCCGTGCTCCGTCGCTACGAGTCCCCCGAAGGCGCCGTGATCAGGTTTCCGGAAGGATTCAGGGTAATTTTTTACGATTCGCTGAATCCGGAAAAGGTCAGGACGGAAATCACCGCCGATTACGGCATTAACAACGAAATGGCCAAAACAATGGAAGCCCGGCGCAATGTGGTGGTGACCAATTACCTTAAAAATGAAAAACTGAATACGGAACATCTTATCTGGAACCAGCAGACGAAAAGGGTGAACTCGGATAAGATGGTTTCCATTACCACCCCTGATAAAATCCTTTATGGTGAGGGCATGGAAGCAGATGAAAAATTCTACAGCTGGACAATCAAAAAGCCCAGGGGAGAGATGTATATCAATGAAGACCAATAG